A stretch of the Rhizobium sullae genome encodes the following:
- a CDS encoding type I polyketide synthase, which produces MTIEIIGRASVAPGASSVDELRQILEDGTCTVTEIPAERWQLARYWHPHQGIQGKTYTFAAGVLTDVYHFDPAVFGLSQREAMQMDPQQRILLSLVWRALEDANLPAASLSGEQVGVYVGASSLDNGNLAVEDPATGSPYFMTGNTLSIVSNRISHIFGLRGPSMTIDTACSSSLVALDQAVRALDRGDIDTAIVGGINLLAHPLSFVGFAQARMLSPEGLCRAYDTNGHGYVRAEGGVVLVLRRTDKALRERDRSYARLHATGVNSSGRTNGISLPSREAQAALLKSVYEGANIDVNRIAFIEGHGTGTRVGDPAEVWAIGSVIGKNRRAPVPIGSIKSNIGHTEPASGLFGLLKAVIALENNFLPATLHIERTNEDIDFESLNVRVNTSAIELMPAKTPRFAGVNSFGFGGTNAHVVISDPDPVAPPEPQAKGDRVIFMASAHSASALEGLLEDYKQRLGQAETREARQLVASAAANREAMRHRFAVKAKDSDAVLSAIKAHLAGEPTAGERGEVPGHGVRVAFVFAGNGSQWPGMGVDAYRENAHFRQCFQSYSALFEYYLGEKLTDLLFSKDLQERLADTKIAQPMLFAVQAALTDCLSAQGLRPDAVLGHSVGEIAAAYAAKALTAAEAVAIVAKRSQHQDLLAGEGKMAAVVMGADAALAFAKANGFEDICIGAINAPNSVTISGPSDQVQAFRDAARKAQIVAHVLDINYPFHHPIIDRAKDAFFDDLPDLEPDAGVGTFISTVTGSHADGQTLDTAYWWRNVRDPVLFKDACEAAMEMGCNLFIEISPRPILSNYVTDIAKNISHQAAVIPTLLRESGTGRDPVAQSFARAVAHGVSPLRSRNAASRNAFIQLPPLPFEKVELRPQPTSDEIDIFGRDQRVPYTLLGWRTDPNGSSWKNHVDANLMPDLAEHVVDSKAIMPGSGFIEIAVTAAQQYYDTDEVELGNLEIVRPLELRHDRIAELSTVLSPETGNIEIRSRERLSNDDWTVHAVARVRKTIDAVADERAAPVAGEVKSVLTAEKTYETAERFGLQYGPHFRLLSKAVAFGHGLIEVDLKTAQKPAHPYLRYNLNPMSVDAAFHGLVALFDQLSGDQAGAPYIPVRFGSVRVRRSVRPVVKATIGIERFSQNSIKVRFRMFDDAGTQVAAFDDCRFRRTYLRRHHTLDSVAFHYESVPSTRFAATSEIRALPVIAGAPDVALNNATLLLDAAVYRACHEIALAVAAKDGSIAVGNLPGDAAFRSFLTSCLFSLEDAGIASSGDGKWTVATEFTLPPVGEVLRELYGEDAGRIAEAVLINDAHRDALEKIAALKQSADIPSSKSVSEATLEHVLVHSPLSLRRLSVVSGMVDSVLKAKKGGTRRILEAGSISTAFSRKLALAAAEHGALLVIAEPRENTRRALELAFEDSAHVIVADPDQLGDQAAVDLVVAAGDQSQQHLSSDEALQAGVRKAAAHGAALVLTERAPSAFNDFVFGLSDGWFAGSQSPEFPIGKLGTARQIEDLAHSLGFADAKVEEAEYPEGRLVSLVAQPKAVTEKPSAAGADNGPLLVIGEGANHASDFGGVATISVAADQPRSAYAEAFSKFAGQPVRAVYYAECASKEDPSKLSQDRLVTFAAFAEALAVYMQSGEAAQNSRPQLLITAPGGSPLSGAGTDGANSGLWAFARVLQNEYEFLDVHMLDAKAGDRRLSSIVNSIFGSHGANREWVLDTATGEVRELRAVAGPSASSARMTGGYAAATIRQHSAGRLDSVAWEACGVPAASDDEIVVAVEATGLNFRDVMWAMGLLPEEALEDGFAGATIGMEFAGRVVEAGRGVSDLAVGDKVMGIGPAAFSTHVRVRRDGVTKLPERMDTVAAATVPVAFLTAYYAMVELGRIQPGETILIHGAAGGVGLAALQIAKLKGATVIATAGTLEKRRFLETLGADHVFDSRSLDFVTDIRSLTDGAGVDLVLNSLFSEAMERSLELVKPFGRFLELGKRDYYSDRKIGLRPFRRNISYFGIDADQLLVNVPELTKRIFTEIGELFSAGKLVPIPYRAFGYDEISSAFRLMQNAGHIGKIVVRPPVIGKDKVLPAPGKALHFGSDGIFLVAGGIGGFGLATANWLVSKGARKIALCSRKGVADDETRKAIAEWTKKGVTASVHACDITEEKAVAALLDELRTKAPLKGIVHAAMVLDDALLSNLTAERNRPVVDVKIKGAEILHRLTADDDLDLFLLFSSATTMLGNPGQANYVAANGYLEGLARQRRAAGLAGLAVGFGAIADKGYLARNAEVNEVLSKRIGKSALKAGDALEQVERYILADRGLIEGATVMIAEVDWSAARLLPIAGKSLFETIMRQAGSSQTANDSETIDLEAMVAGKTADEAQALLHKLVAAEIAAILRVTEDGITPEKVLKDIGLDSLMAMELGMSFQQKTGFDIPLSGISDGTTIGDVVARLRERVASRSSGNEGAGEAEQVVSQLIQSHSGTVQKAAM; this is translated from the coding sequence ATGACGATTGAGATTATCGGGCGCGCAAGCGTTGCTCCAGGCGCTTCTTCCGTGGATGAACTGCGGCAAATTCTCGAGGACGGGACGTGCACCGTCACCGAAATCCCGGCCGAGCGCTGGCAGCTCGCCCGCTACTGGCACCCGCATCAAGGCATCCAGGGCAAGACCTACACCTTCGCCGCCGGCGTTCTTACCGACGTCTATCATTTCGATCCGGCTGTCTTTGGTCTTTCCCAGCGCGAAGCGATGCAGATGGATCCGCAGCAGCGGATCTTGCTGAGCCTTGTCTGGCGTGCGCTTGAGGATGCCAATCTTCCTGCAGCTTCCTTAAGTGGCGAGCAGGTGGGCGTCTATGTGGGCGCATCGAGCCTCGATAACGGCAATCTGGCCGTCGAGGATCCTGCGACCGGCAGCCCATATTTCATGACGGGTAATACGCTTTCGATCGTTTCGAACCGCATCTCGCATATCTTCGGGCTGCGAGGCCCAAGCATGACGATCGATACAGCCTGTTCGTCGTCGCTGGTCGCACTCGACCAGGCCGTGCGGGCGCTCGATCGCGGCGACATTGATACGGCGATCGTCGGCGGCATCAATCTCTTGGCGCATCCGCTTTCCTTCGTCGGCTTTGCGCAGGCTCGGATGCTGTCGCCGGAAGGGCTGTGCCGTGCCTATGACACGAATGGCCACGGCTATGTGCGCGCTGAAGGTGGCGTCGTGCTGGTGCTTCGCCGCACCGACAAGGCTCTGCGCGAAAGGGACCGCAGCTACGCCCGCCTTCATGCAACGGGCGTCAATTCGTCAGGCCGTACCAATGGCATTTCTCTCCCGTCGCGCGAGGCGCAGGCTGCGCTCCTGAAGTCGGTTTACGAAGGCGCCAATATCGATGTGAACCGCATCGCCTTCATCGAGGGCCATGGTACCGGTACACGTGTCGGTGATCCGGCAGAAGTCTGGGCGATCGGCAGCGTCATCGGCAAAAACCGTCGCGCGCCGGTCCCGATCGGCTCAATCAAGTCGAATATCGGTCATACCGAACCGGCGTCCGGCCTCTTCGGTCTGCTGAAAGCAGTTATTGCCCTTGAAAACAACTTCTTGCCGGCAACTCTTCATATCGAACGGACCAATGAGGACATCGATTTCGAGAGCCTGAACGTTCGCGTCAACACCTCTGCGATCGAGCTGATGCCTGCGAAAACCCCGCGTTTTGCGGGCGTGAACTCGTTCGGTTTTGGCGGCACCAATGCCCATGTCGTCATCAGCGATCCGGATCCTGTCGCGCCGCCTGAGCCGCAGGCGAAGGGTGATCGCGTCATCTTCATGGCAAGCGCTCACAGCGCCTCGGCACTCGAGGGCCTGCTTGAGGACTACAAGCAGCGTCTTGGACAGGCCGAAACGCGGGAGGCGCGCCAACTCGTCGCTTCGGCGGCCGCGAACCGTGAGGCCATGCGCCACCGTTTTGCGGTCAAAGCGAAAGATAGCGATGCGGTGCTTTCGGCAATCAAGGCTCATCTAGCGGGTGAGCCGACAGCTGGCGAGCGCGGGGAGGTACCTGGCCACGGCGTGCGGGTTGCATTTGTCTTTGCCGGAAATGGCTCGCAGTGGCCGGGCATGGGCGTGGACGCCTATCGCGAAAATGCGCATTTCCGCCAATGCTTCCAGTCCTACAGCGCGCTTTTTGAATATTACCTCGGCGAAAAGCTGACCGATCTGCTCTTTTCCAAAGACCTGCAGGAACGGCTCGCGGACACCAAGATCGCGCAGCCGATGTTGTTTGCGGTGCAGGCGGCGTTGACCGACTGCCTTTCGGCGCAGGGTCTCAGGCCCGATGCTGTTTTGGGCCATTCGGTCGGCGAGATTGCCGCCGCCTACGCCGCCAAGGCGTTGACGGCCGCAGAAGCGGTGGCGATCGTCGCCAAGCGTTCGCAGCATCAGGACCTGCTCGCTGGCGAAGGAAAGATGGCAGCCGTCGTCATGGGCGCGGATGCCGCGCTAGCCTTTGCAAAAGCGAACGGTTTCGAGGATATCTGCATCGGAGCCATCAACGCCCCGAATTCAGTAACGATTTCCGGCCCATCAGACCAGGTTCAAGCTTTCCGCGACGCCGCCCGCAAGGCGCAGATCGTGGCGCATGTGCTCGATATCAACTATCCGTTCCATCATCCGATCATCGATCGGGCGAAGGATGCATTTTTCGACGATCTGCCGGATCTCGAGCCGGATGCCGGCGTCGGCACGTTCATTTCCACGGTCACGGGCAGCCATGCAGATGGGCAGACGCTCGACACGGCTTACTGGTGGCGCAACGTGCGCGATCCGGTGCTTTTCAAGGACGCTTGCGAAGCCGCGATGGAAATGGGTTGCAACCTTTTCATCGAAATCTCGCCGCGGCCGATCCTTTCGAACTACGTGACGGACATCGCCAAGAATATTTCGCATCAAGCGGCCGTAATCCCGACGCTTTTGCGCGAAAGCGGAACCGGCCGCGATCCGGTTGCGCAGTCCTTCGCGCGTGCCGTCGCGCATGGCGTTTCTCCGCTTCGTTCACGCAATGCCGCCAGTCGCAATGCCTTCATTCAACTTCCGCCGCTGCCGTTCGAGAAGGTGGAATTGCGTCCACAGCCGACGAGCGACGAGATCGACATCTTCGGCCGCGATCAGCGTGTGCCTTATACGCTGCTCGGTTGGCGGACGGATCCGAACGGATCGAGCTGGAAGAACCATGTCGATGCCAACCTGATGCCAGACCTTGCAGAGCATGTCGTGGATTCCAAGGCGATCATGCCTGGCAGCGGATTCATCGAGATCGCCGTCACGGCTGCTCAGCAGTATTATGATACGGACGAGGTCGAGCTCGGAAATCTGGAGATCGTCCGGCCGTTGGAACTGCGGCATGACCGCATCGCCGAACTTTCGACGGTTCTTTCTCCCGAAACCGGCAACATCGAAATCCGCTCGCGCGAGCGGCTGAGCAATGACGACTGGACCGTTCATGCCGTTGCCCGGGTGCGCAAGACGATCGACGCTGTGGCCGATGAGCGCGCAGCTCCCGTCGCCGGCGAAGTCAAGTCGGTTCTAACGGCGGAAAAGACATATGAGACGGCTGAGCGCTTCGGCCTGCAATATGGTCCGCATTTCCGGTTATTGTCGAAGGCCGTCGCTTTCGGGCACGGTCTGATAGAGGTCGATCTTAAGACGGCGCAAAAGCCTGCCCATCCTTACCTGCGCTACAATCTGAATCCGATGTCGGTCGATGCTGCGTTTCACGGTCTGGTGGCGCTCTTCGATCAGTTGTCGGGCGACCAGGCAGGCGCGCCCTATATCCCCGTGCGCTTCGGCTCGGTTCGCGTCAGGCGTTCCGTAAGGCCGGTCGTCAAGGCGACGATCGGGATCGAGCGGTTCAGCCAGAATTCGATCAAAGTGCGTTTTCGGATGTTCGACGATGCCGGCACACAGGTCGCCGCATTCGACGATTGCCGCTTCCGCCGGACATATCTGAGGCGCCACCACACGCTGGATTCCGTTGCGTTCCACTATGAGAGCGTTCCGTCAACGCGCTTTGCTGCGACCTCCGAGATTCGTGCACTCCCTGTCATTGCCGGCGCCCCGGACGTGGCGCTGAATAACGCAACCCTTCTGCTCGACGCCGCCGTCTATCGCGCCTGTCATGAGATCGCGCTTGCGGTCGCGGCAAAGGATGGCTCAATTGCAGTTGGCAATCTTCCCGGCGATGCCGCGTTCAGATCCTTCCTCACCAGCTGCCTCTTCAGCCTCGAAGATGCCGGCATTGCCTCTTCCGGTGATGGAAAATGGACCGTTGCGACAGAATTCACGCTGCCGCCGGTCGGCGAGGTTCTGCGGGAACTCTATGGTGAAGATGCCGGCCGCATCGCGGAGGCCGTCCTCATCAACGATGCGCATCGAGACGCTCTCGAAAAGATCGCAGCCCTCAAACAGAGCGCCGACATTCCGTCTTCGAAGTCAGTCAGCGAAGCGACGCTCGAACATGTTCTCGTCCATTCGCCGTTGAGTTTGCGGCGCCTTTCCGTCGTAAGCGGCATGGTCGATAGCGTGCTGAAGGCGAAAAAAGGCGGTACCCGTCGGATTCTGGAAGCCGGGTCGATCTCGACCGCCTTCAGCCGCAAGCTTGCCCTGGCGGCAGCCGAACACGGCGCTTTGCTCGTCATTGCCGAACCGCGCGAAAACACCCGGCGCGCGCTGGAACTTGCCTTCGAAGACAGTGCGCATGTCATTGTCGCAGACCCCGATCAGCTCGGCGATCAGGCAGCAGTCGATCTGGTTGTCGCTGCCGGCGATCAGAGCCAGCAGCATCTTTCCAGCGACGAGGCGCTCCAGGCTGGTGTGCGCAAGGCAGCGGCTCACGGCGCGGCGCTCGTCCTTACCGAGCGCGCGCCTTCCGCTTTCAACGACTTCGTATTCGGCCTGTCGGACGGCTGGTTCGCAGGCAGCCAGTCTCCGGAATTTCCGATCGGAAAGCTCGGAACCGCCCGGCAGATCGAGGACCTTGCGCATTCGCTTGGGTTTGCGGATGCGAAAGTCGAGGAAGCCGAGTATCCGGAGGGCCGGCTCGTTTCGCTGGTTGCGCAACCGAAGGCAGTTACCGAAAAGCCATCGGCTGCCGGAGCCGATAATGGTCCGTTGCTTGTGATCGGGGAAGGCGCAAACCACGCCTCGGACTTCGGCGGGGTGGCAACAATATCCGTTGCGGCCGACCAGCCAAGGTCCGCCTATGCCGAAGCCTTCTCCAAGTTTGCGGGCCAGCCGGTGCGTGCGGTCTATTATGCCGAGTGCGCATCGAAGGAAGACCCATCGAAGCTGTCACAGGATCGGCTCGTCACATTTGCGGCGTTTGCAGAAGCGCTTGCCGTCTACATGCAGTCCGGCGAGGCTGCGCAAAACAGCCGGCCGCAGCTGCTGATTACTGCGCCCGGCGGCTCGCCGCTTTCCGGCGCGGGGACCGACGGTGCGAACTCCGGACTTTGGGCCTTCGCGCGCGTGCTGCAGAACGAGTATGAATTCCTGGACGTCCACATGCTCGATGCGAAGGCCGGCGATCGGCGTCTTTCCAGCATCGTGAATTCGATCTTTGGATCGCATGGCGCAAACCGCGAATGGGTGCTCGACACGGCAACCGGCGAGGTCCGTGAACTGCGCGCCGTTGCCGGGCCTTCGGCTTCGTCTGCACGGATGACCGGCGGCTATGCCGCGGCTACGATCCGCCAGCACTCGGCCGGACGCCTCGACAGTGTCGCTTGGGAAGCTTGTGGCGTACCGGCCGCATCCGACGACGAGATCGTCGTCGCGGTCGAGGCAACAGGTCTCAACTTCCGCGATGTCATGTGGGCGATGGGCCTGCTGCCCGAGGAGGCATTGGAAGACGGCTTTGCCGGCGCCACGATCGGCATGGAGTTTGCCGGACGTGTTGTCGAAGCGGGCAGGGGCGTCAGCGATTTGGCGGTTGGCGACAAGGTGATGGGTATCGGCCCGGCCGCCTTTTCGACGCATGTGAGAGTTCGCCGGGACGGCGTCACCAAGCTGCCCGAACGGATGGATACGGTCGCCGCAGCAACTGTGCCGGTCGCCTTCCTCACGGCCTATTACGCCATGGTCGAGCTTGGCCGCATTCAGCCCGGCGAGACGATCCTGATCCATGGTGCCGCAGGCGGTGTCGGCCTGGCTGCCCTGCAGATTGCAAAACTGAAGGGCGCGACGGTGATTGCCACTGCCGGAACGCTCGAGAAGCGTCGTTTCCTGGAAACGCTTGGCGCCGATCATGTCTTCGACTCGCGCTCCCTCGACTTCGTGACCGATATCCGCAGCCTTACCGATGGCGCCGGTGTCGATCTGGTTCTCAACTCGCTCTTCTCCGAAGCCATGGAGCGCAGCCTGGAACTCGTGAAGCCGTTCGGCCGCTTCCTGGAACTTGGCAAGCGCGACTATTATTCGGACCGCAAGATTGGGCTGAGACCCTTCCGCCGCAATATCAGCTATTTTGGCATCGATGCCGATCAACTCCTCGTCAACGTGCCGGAACTCACGAAGCGGATATTCACCGAAATCGGAGAGCTGTTCTCTGCCGGAAAGCTGGTGCCGATTCCTTATCGCGCTTTCGGCTACGACGAGATCAGCAGCGCCTTCCGACTGATGCAGAATGCCGGCCACATCGGCAAGATCGTTGTCCGTCCGCCGGTCATCGGCAAGGACAAGGTCCTGCCGGCACCCGGCAAGGCGCTTCATTTCGGTTCCGATGGCATCTTCCTGGTGGCTGGCGGCATCGGTGGATTCGGCCTTGCGACCGCAAACTGGCTGGTTTCGAAAGGCGCCCGGAAGATCGCGCTTTGTTCGCGCAAGGGCGTTGCCGACGACGAGACCCGCAAAGCGATCGCCGAATGGACAAAGAAGGGTGTCACGGCAAGCGTGCATGCTTGCGACATTACCGAGGAGAAGGCAGTCGCCGCTTTGCTTGACGAATTGCGGACCAAGGCGCCTCTGAAGGGGATCGTCCATGCAGCCATGGTCCTTGACGACGCCTTGCTTTCAAACCTCACGGCAGAACGCAACCGGCCCGTCGTTGACGTCAAGATCAAGGGCGCGGAAATCCTGCACCGGCTGACGGCAGATGACGACCTCGATCTCTTCCTGCTTTTCTCGTCCGCGACGACCATGCTCGGCAATCCGGGCCAGGCGAATTATGTCGCAGCCAATGGCTACCTGGAAGGTCTGGCGCGCCAACGCCGCGCAGCCGGCCTTGCCGGTCTGGCGGTTGGCTTCGGCGCGATTGCAGACAAAGGGTACCTCGCGCGCAACGCCGAGGTAAACGAGGTGCTTTCGAAGCGGATCGGCAAGTCGGCATTGAAGGCGGGCGATGCGCTGGAGCAGGTCGAGCGCTACATTCTCGCCGATCGGGGCCTCATCGAGGGTGCGACCGTCATGATCGCCGAGGTCGACTGGAGTGCGGCGCGGCTCTTGCCAATTGCCGGGAAATCGCTCTTCGAAACGATCATGCGCCAGGCGGGAAGCAGCCAGACGGCCAATGACAGCGAAACCATCGATCTCGAGGCGATGGTTGCCGGAAAGACCGCAGATGAAGCCCAGGCCCTTCTCCATAAGCTGGTCGCCGCCGAAATCGCGGCGATCCTGCGTGTCACCGAAGATGGGATCACGCCGGAAAAGGTGCTGAAGGATATCGGCCTTGACAGCCTGATGGCGATGGAACTCGGCATGAGCTTCCAGCAGAAGACCGGTTTCGACATTCCGCTGAGCGGCATCAGCGATGGCACGACCATCGGCGATGTTGTGGCCCGTCTCCGGGAGCGCGTGGCTAGCCGTAGCAGTGGAAACGAGGGAGCAGGCGAAGCCGAGCAGGTTGTCAGCCAGCTGATCCAGAGCCATTCTGGAACCGTTCAGAAAGCGGCAATGTGA